The region CATCCGGAAGCCTGGTCCTCGGCCTGCTCGTTCTGTTCGTCGTCGCTGCCGTCTCCTCGGTGCTCTGCCTCGGCCTGGACGTCGGCCCGCCCGGCGCCCTGTTCTTCGTGCTCGTCGCCGGCGTGAGCGGCCACGTCGCCGGGCCGGCAGAGCTCGGCGGCGGCGGCGTCGACGGCTGGCTCGTGCTGGGCATGCTCGCGCTCGGCCTCGTGATCGCCTACCTCGTGGTGCTCGCGCCGCTCGTGCTGCCGCGGGTGCGCGCCGCCGACGCTCGGGTGCGGAACGAACCGCTGCGGTTCGACTTCGACGAGACGACCAGGATCATCCTGGTCCGTCTCATCGTCGCGACCGCGATCGCCGTGGTCGTGGCCGCTCCGCTCGGTATCCACCGCTCGTACTGGGTCCTGGTCGCGGTCGTCGCGATCCTGCAGAACGGGCACCGGCTGCGCCTCACCGCCCTGCGCGGCGTGCACCGCGTTCTCGGGACGCTCGTGGGCCTCGGCCTGTTCGCGCTCGTCTCGCTCGTGAACCCGACCGGGGTCTGGCTCGGCCTGCTGCTGATGGCGCTGCAGTTCGTGGTCGAGCTCGTCGTCATCCGCAACTACGGGTTGGCCCTCGTGTTCATCACGCCGCTCGCGCTCACGATCGCCGCCCAGGCCGGCACGGCCGCCGTCGACGTGATCGTGACCGAGCGCTTCTTCGACACCCTGCTGGGAGCGGCGATCGCGACCGCCGTGTTGCTCGCGGCGCTCGGGCTGATGCGCTGGCGAGCCCGGAACCCGGCATGATGGAGGCGTGAACAGGGGCGGATGTCTCGTGGCCGCGGCAGCGGCAATCGTCGTTGTGCTGTCGGGCTGCACGGCCAGGGAGCTCCCGGCCGGTCCCACCGAGGCCGACGTCGACCGCTACTACGACGCGATCGCGGACGCGCACTGGAACGCTCTCGGATTCGACCCGGCCGTGCCTCGGCCCGATATCGAGATCGGATTCACGACCGCGGAGACATGGGCGGAGCAGGTCGCCCGCTGTCTGAACGAGGCGGGATTCGACGGCTACAGCGAGCAGGGTGGCACGCTCCTCGTCACCGGCGACGCCACCAATCTCGAGCAGTCGGCCGAGGAGAAGCTCGCCAACTACCGGTGTCAGATCGCGCACCAGGTGCGGCCGGTCGCCGGTCAGATCCTCAGCGCCGCGCAGCTCGAGTACGTCTACGACTACTACGTGCGGTTTCTCGTGCCGTGCCTCGAGGCGCGCGGCGAGGAGATCACCGACATGCCCGACCGCGAGTCGTTCCTCGCCGAGAGCTTCGTCGGGGCCTGGAGCCCGTACTGGAGCTCCATCAGCGCGGACAGGGAGGAGTTCGCCCGGCTCCGAGTGGAGTGCCCACCGATGCCACCGGGCATAGCCGTGCCGTGGGAATAGTTCCGCCGCGACATCCGTTCTATCTACATGCAAACGTATAGACTTGCAATGACAACCCGGGAGGGCACGAAATCATGAGCACAGGCACTGGAATGCAGTTCGGAATCTTCACCGTCGGAGACGTGACGACGGACCCCACCAACGACTCGACGCCCACCGAGCACCAGCGCATCAAGGCCATTCTGACCATCGCGCAGAAGGTCGAAGAAGTCGGCATGGAGGTGTTCGCGCTCGGCGAGCACCACAACCCGCCGTTCGTGCCCTCGAGCCCCACGACGATGCTCGGCTACATCGCCGCCAAGACCGAGCGCCTGATCCTGTCGACCGCGACGACGCTCATCACCACGAACGACCCGGTGAAGATCGCCGAGGACTACGCGATGCTGCAGCACGTGGCCGACGGCCGCGTCGACCTCATGATGGGCCGCGGCAACACCGGCCCCGTCTACCCCTGGTTCGGCAAGGACATCCGCGACGGCATCCCGCTCGCGATCGAGAACTACGCCCTGCTGCAGCGTCTCTGGCGGGAAGATTTCGTCAACTGGGAGGGCAAGTTCCGGTCGCCCCTGCAGGGCTTCCAGTCGACGCCCCGCCCGCTCGACGGCGTCGCGCCGTTCGTCTGGCACGGCAGCATCCGCTCTCCCGAGATCGCGGAACAGGCCGCCTACTACGGCGACGGCTTCTTCGCCAACAACATCTTCTGGCCGAAGGAGCACTACATGCGCCTCATCAGCTACTACCGCCAGCGCTTCGAGCACTACGGCCACGGCAAGGCCGAAGAGGCCATCGTCGGACTCGGCGGCCAGGCGTTTATGGCGAAGAACTCGCAGGACGCGGTGAAGCAGTTCCGCCCGTACTTCGACAACGCGCCCGTCTACGGCCACGGTCCCACGATGGAGGACTTCACCGAGCAGACCCCGCTGACCGTGGGCAGCCCCCAGCAGGTCATCGACCGCTACGCCGGGATGCGCGAGCACTACGGGGACTACCAGCGCCAGCTGTTCCTCATGGACCACGCCGGCCTGCCGCTGAAGACGGTGCTCGAGCAGCTCGACATCCTGGGTGAAGAGGTCATCCCCGTCCTGCGCAAGGAGTTCGCCAAGAACCGGCCAGCCAACGTGCCCGACGGCCCCACCCACGAGGCGCTTGTCGCGAAGCGGGATGCGGCTCTCGTCGCGTCCGTCCCTGAGCCCGTCGAAGCGGCGGTGGCCAACTGATGACCACCCGCAGAATCGCCGTCATCACCTCGGGGCTCAGCCAGCCCTCGTCGACGAGACTCCTCGCCGACAGGCTCGCGGATGCCACGGCTCGCCAGTTGGCGACGCTGGGTATCGACGCCGAGGTGGAGATCCTCGAACTGCGCGACACCGCGCAGGACGTCGTCAACAACCTGATGACCGGCTTCCCGAGCCCGAAGCTCGAGAAGGCGATCGAGACGGTCACGGGTGCCGACGCGCTCATCGCGGTGACGCCCGTGTTCACCACGAGCTACAGCGGATTGTTCAAGTCGTTCATCGACGTGCTCGATCCGCAGTCGCTCACCGACATGCCCGTGCTGATCGGCGCGACCGGGGGCAGTGAGCGGCACTCGCTCGCCCTCGACTACGCCATGCGTCCGCTCTTCACCTACCTGCACGCCGTGGTGGTTCCGACGAGCGTGTACGCGGCGTCGAGCGACTGGGGGAGCACCGGGGACGGGGTCGCGGCAGCCCTGCCCGACCGCATCGACCGCGCCGCTCGCGAGCTCGCGAACCTGGCGGCCGAGTCCGACCGTTCCAGCCGCGTGGTCGACCCGTTCGCCCTGCCCGCCGGGTTCAGCCCCGTCGGCGGCTACGGCGCGCAGTAAGAACCGATCCGAAAGCCCGACGCCGACACGGCGCCGGGCTTTTGTGGTCTCTAGGATCGAGGCATGACGAAGTTCCTGCGCCTCGGCCCTGTCGGTAGCGAGATCCCGGCCGTCGACGCCGGCGACGGCGTGCGCGACCTGCGCCCGCTGACCGCCGACATCGACGGTGCGTTCCTCGAGAGCGACGGCCTGCGCCGGGCGCGAGCCGCGGCATCCGACCTGCCCCTTCTCGAGGGAGCCGCCGACCTGCGCGTCGGCGCCCCCATCGCGCGTCCCGGTGCGGTGCTCTGCATCGGCCAGAACTACGCGGCGCACGCGGCAGAGTCGGGCAACGCCGCACCCACCGTGCCCATTCTGTTCTTCAAACACCCGAACACCGTCGTCGGCGCGTTCGACGACATCCACGTGCCGCCGCGCGCCGGGAAAATCGACTGGGAGGTCGAGCTCGGCGTCGTCATCGGCACCCGCGCCCGCTACCTCGACTCGGTCGACGTCGCGCTGAGCCACGTCGCCGGGTACGTCGTCAGCCACGACGTCTCCGAGCGCACCTGGCAGAAGGACGAGTCGGGCGGCCAGTGGTCGAAGGGCGAGATCGCCGAGACCTTCAACCCGATCGGCCCGTTCCTCGTGCCCGCCGACGAGGTGGACGCGCAGAACCGGCGGCTCTGGTCGACCGTCAACGGCGAGGCGCGTCAAGACTCGACCACCGCCGACATGGTGTTCTCGGTGGCCTTCCTGGTCTGGCACCTCTCGCAGTACGGCGTGCTCGACCCCGGCGACCTGATCAACACGGGCACCCCCGAGGGTGTGGCGATGTCGGGCCGCTTCCCCTACCTGAAGGTCGGCGACGTCGTCGAACTGGGCGTCGAGGGACTCGGGGTCATGCGGCAGACGCTGGTCAGCGCACCGCGCTAGTCACCGGTTGGTCACCAGCGACACCGCGTACCGGTCCCACCACACGCCCGCGGCAGGGCCGCCGTTGCAGGGCCCGTCGCTCACCCCCGGGTGCTTGACCCAGAGCAGCGCGTCGAGCTTCGTCGTGCCGGGAGTCGCTCGCGGGTTCACCCCGAGGGCCGCGCCCAGCGGGTTGCACCACTCGCCGTTCGCGCCGGCGCCGTTGCGCGACACGTCGATCACGTAGTGCTTCCAGTTCACCCGCGCCGAGAGCTTGCCGGCGTAATCCGACTCCTGTTGCACCGGGTGGAAGTTCGACACGTTCGTAAAGAAGCCGTTCGCCCGCGCGATGCCCGCCTTCTTCAGCCACTCCGCCTGCGCGGCCGGTCCGAGCCAGTTCGAGTTGCCGCCGTCGAGGTAGGTGACGAGTCCGGCGTCGGCGAGGATGTCGACCGCCTGCCTGATGAGCGGTGGACGCACCGCCACCTCGCTGGCACACTTCGGGGCGGCGAGCGATGACAGCGAGTCCGGTTCGATGAGCACGACGGCGCGTGTGCCCTCGAGTTCGTCGGCGATCACCCGGTTCCAGTCGAGGTAGGCGTCGTAGGTGGTGCCGCCGCCCGAGTGCCCGCCGCAGTCCCGGAACGGGATCGCGTAGGTCACGAAGACGAGCGTCGCACCCTGTTTAGCGGCGGCGGCGACGTGTCGGCGGATGATGGTGCGCATGAGCTCGTCGCTCCACCAGTTTCCGAGCCAGACCGCGGTGGGCTGAGCCGCGATGACGGCCATGGCGTCGGCCGAAGCGACATCACCCTGCGCTCTGAGGCGGGCGTCCGCTTTAGCGGCATCCGTATTTGCTTCCAGGTAGATCGGCCCCGGGAAGACCGGGTCGGCAGCGGTCGCCGATGTGGGCGCGCCGACGACGAGCAGCGCGGCGAACAGGAGTGCTGCCACCGCGCGCATCGTCAGTCTTTCGTCGGACGGTTGTCGACGAGGTCGAGGGCCTGTTCTTCCCACCACACGCCGGCCTTCGGGCCGCCGTTGCAGGCGCCGTCGCTGATGCCGGGGTGTTTGATCCAGAGCAGCGCGTCGAGGCTGGTGCTCTCGCTCGTGGTCACGACCGGCGCCTGGCCGAGGGCCGCGCCGGTGGGGTTGCACCAGTCGCCCTTCCAGCCGTTGCCGTTGCGCGACACGTCGGTCACGAAGCGTTTGCCGCCGAGCAGGGCCGACAGCGCCTCGCCGTACTGGCGCTCCTCGTCGACCCGGTAGAAGTTGGAGACGTTGGTGAAGAAGCCGCGCGCGTTCTCAACGCCCGCCGACGTGAGCATCTCGGCCATGCGCTTCTCGGGGATCCAGTTGTTGTTGCCCGCGTCGAGATAGGAGGTGAGCCCTGCCGCGGTGAACGCCTCGACGGCGCCCTTGATGAGCGGGAGGCGGCGCGTCTCCTCGCCCGCGCACTTCTCGCTGAACAGCATGGCGAGCGAGTCGGGTTCGACGATCATCACCGCGCCGGTACCCTTCAGTTCGTCGGCCAGGGCCTGCGCCCACGGCCCGTACTCGTCGTACTCGAGTCCGCCGGCCGAGAGCCCGCCGCAGTCGCGGTTGGGGATGGCGTACGGGACGAAGACGAGCGTCGTGCCGGCCTCTTCCGCCTCCGCGATGTACTCGCCGAGCACGTCGGGCATCTTCTCGGCGGTCAGCCATTCACCGAGCCAGATCGCCGTGGGCTGCTGGCTGATCTGCGCGATCTTCTTCGCTTCCTCGGTCTTACCGGCGTCGCGCAACTGCTGTTCCGCGACCATCGCCTCCGAGCGCGGGTCGAGGAACGGCCCGCCCGGAAAGACCTCGGCACTCGTCTTGACGCCCGGGGTCGTGGTCGGAGTCGGGGCCGCGGATGACTCGGATCCACCGTCGTCCGCCGGTGCCGTGCAGCCAGCGGCGAGCAGCGCGACGGTGGCCGCGACGGCCGCGGCGATGCAGACCCGAGAGAAGGATGGTGCGGTCGAAGTCACGTAGCGCCCCCAGCTAGGTTGAGGTTCAAGAGTTGCACGGCACCGCGGTAGGGGCAACGTCACCCAGCCGATGCGGAGGTGACGCGGTCGGCGAACAGCCCGAGCAGCGCCGCGACGGCCGGGCTCGGGTCGGGCCGGCTGATCACGCTCAGCCGCCAGTCGACGACGGGGTCGAGCCGCACGGCGACGGTGCCGGGCGGCAGCACGAGCGAGAGTTCCGGCACGACGGCGATTCCCAGATCCGCGGCGACGAAGCGCGGCACCTCGGTCAGGTCGCTTACGACAGTGCTCACGTTGCGCGTGATGCCCGCGTCGGCGAACGCCCGCTCGATCACGACCCGGTTGCCGAAGCCCGCCGGCGTGTCCACGAACTTCTCCTCGGCGAGATCGCGCAACGTGACGCGCTTCAGCGCGGCGAGCGGATGACCCAGCGGAAGCACGGCCACGAAGCGGGTCTCGGCGAGCGTGAGCACCTCGAGCCCCACGAGGTCCTGGATCGGGAGGCCCATGAAGGCGACGTCGACGCGCCCGCGGCGCACGTCGTCGGCGAGCCCGGTCGAGCCGGAGGCGGATGCACCGAGCTGGAGATCGACGAGGGGGTGCAACCCGTGGAACTCGCCGAACAGTCCGGGCAGGTCGACGAACCCGACGTTCGTGAAGATGCCGACGCGCAGCCTTCCGCGGATGCCGGTGGTCGACGAGGCGCTGCGTACCCGGTCGATCGCCTCCAGCGCGATCCTCGCCTCGGGAAGCAGCAGCTCCCCGGCGGGGGAGAGGGCGACGCTCTTCGTCGACCTGACGAACAGGGTGGTGCCGAGGTCGGACTCGAGCGCGCGGATGCCGGCGGACACCGTGGACTGCACCGCGAACATCCGCGCTGCCGCCCTCGTGAAGTTGAGTTCTTCGGCGACCGCGACGAAGTATTCCAGTTGGCGGGTGTCCATCCGCCTATTATCGCTTTCATCGATCAATTTGACCAGAATTAGTCGTTGGACACGATGAAGGTTCCGGCGCACTCTGGGGTCATGACAATTTCGGCACCCGCCCGCACCACCCGGTTCCAGTTGCGCCACGGCGCCGGCTTCTGGATCATCGCCGCCGCCTTCTTCACGGTGATGGCATTCTCGACCCTGCCCACCCCGCTCTACGCGCTGTACCAGCAGCGCGACGGGTTCGCGACGTTCATGATCACCGTGATCTTCGCCGCGTACGGCATCGGCGTGATGGCGAGCCTGTACTTCGCCGGGCACGTGAGCGACTGGCTCGGCCGCCGCCGCATCATCCTCATCGCGATCGTCGTCGAGATCGTCGCTGCGGCGATCTTCCTGCTCTGGCCCGAGGTGCCGGGCCTGATCGTCGCGCGGTTCGTCAACGGCGTGGGTGTGGGCATGCTCACGGCCACGGCGACCGCGCACCTCAGCGAGCTGCGCGCCGTCGCGCGGCCCGACGAGGGACCGTCGACCTCCGGCACCGTCTCCAGCTTCGTCAACATCGGCGGGCTCGCCGCGGGCGCGCTGATGTCGGGTGTGCTCGCCCAGTTCGTGGTCGCACCGCTCGTCGTGCCCTACGTCGTCTTCCTGGTGCTGCTCGTCGTCGGCGCGATCGCCGTGGCCTTCGTGCCGGAGACGGTCGAGCGCCAGGAGGAGCGGCACGCCTACCGTCCGCAGCGGGTCTCGCTGCCCGCGGCTTCCCGCTCCACGTTCTTCGCGGCCGGGGCGGGCGCGTTCTCCGCCTTCGCCATCTTCGGACTGTTCACGTCGCTCGCCCCGAGCTTCATCGCGGGCACCCTGCACGAGCCGTCCCGCCTCGTCGCCGGTGCCGTCAGCTTCGTCGTCTTCGGAGCGGCAGCCGTGTCCCAGGTCCTCACGACCCGCCTCGCGCCGGTGCGCCAGTTGCAGCTCGCCGTCGTGCTCATGTCGCTCGGACTGGTCGGGATCGCGACCGGCGTGCTCGTCGTCAGCCTGCCCGTCTTCGTGGGCGCCGGCCTGCTCGCCGGTGCGGGGGTCGGCATCCTGTTCCGCGGCTCGATCGGCGTCGCGGCG is a window of Conyzicola nivalis DNA encoding:
- a CDS encoding LysR family transcriptional regulator; translation: MDTRQLEYFVAVAEELNFTRAAARMFAVQSTVSAGIRALESDLGTTLFVRSTKSVALSPAGELLLPEARIALEAIDRVRSASSTTGIRGRLRVGIFTNVGFVDLPGLFGEFHGLHPLVDLQLGASASGSTGLADDVRRGRVDVAFMGLPIQDLVGLEVLTLAETRFVAVLPLGHPLAALKRVTLRDLAEEKFVDTPAGFGNRVVIERAFADAGITRNVSTVVSDLTEVPRFVAADLGIAVVPELSLVLPPGTVAVRLDPVVDWRLSVISRPDPSPAVAALLGLFADRVTSASAG
- a CDS encoding LLM class flavin-dependent oxidoreductase, whose product is MQFGIFTVGDVTTDPTNDSTPTEHQRIKAILTIAQKVEEVGMEVFALGEHHNPPFVPSSPTTMLGYIAAKTERLILSTATTLITTNDPVKIAEDYAMLQHVADGRVDLMMGRGNTGPVYPWFGKDIRDGIPLAIENYALLQRLWREDFVNWEGKFRSPLQGFQSTPRPLDGVAPFVWHGSIRSPEIAEQAAYYGDGFFANNIFWPKEHYMRLISYYRQRFEHYGHGKAEEAIVGLGGQAFMAKNSQDAVKQFRPYFDNAPVYGHGPTMEDFTEQTPLTVGSPQQVIDRYAGMREHYGDYQRQLFLMDHAGLPLKTVLEQLDILGEEVIPVLRKEFAKNRPANVPDGPTHEALVAKRDAALVASVPEPVEAAVAN
- a CDS encoding FUSC family protein; the encoded protein is MTFRSDLRSIVELRPSPPRLYVAIQAAVAIGIPTVGFALAGSPELGLLASSGAFLALYLTTRSRGDRARRLPLLALGFLAASALGIAASGSLVLGLLVLFVVAAVSSVLCLGLDVGPPGALFFVLVAGVSGHVAGPAELGGGGVDGWLVLGMLALGLVIAYLVVLAPLVLPRVRAADARVRNEPLRFDFDETTRIILVRLIVATAIAVVVAAPLGIHRSYWVLVAVVAILQNGHRLRLTALRGVHRVLGTLVGLGLFALVSLVNPTGVWLGLLLMALQFVVELVVIRNYGLALVFITPLALTIAAQAGTAAVDVIVTERFFDTLLGAAIATAVLLAALGLMRWRARNPA
- a CDS encoding glycoside hydrolase family 6 protein, which produces MTSTAPSFSRVCIAAAVAATVALLAAGCTAPADDGGSESSAAPTPTTTPGVKTSAEVFPGGPFLDPRSEAMVAEQQLRDAGKTEEAKKIAQISQQPTAIWLGEWLTAEKMPDVLGEYIAEAEEAGTTLVFVPYAIPNRDCGGLSAGGLEYDEYGPWAQALADELKGTGAVMIVEPDSLAMLFSEKCAGEETRRLPLIKGAVEAFTAAGLTSYLDAGNNNWIPEKRMAEMLTSAGVENARGFFTNVSNFYRVDEERQYGEALSALLGGKRFVTDVSRNGNGWKGDWCNPTGAALGQAPVVTTSESTSLDALLWIKHPGISDGACNGGPKAGVWWEEQALDLVDNRPTKD
- a CDS encoding MFS transporter, translating into MTISAPARTTRFQLRHGAGFWIIAAAFFTVMAFSTLPTPLYALYQQRDGFATFMITVIFAAYGIGVMASLYFAGHVSDWLGRRRIILIAIVVEIVAAAIFLLWPEVPGLIVARFVNGVGVGMLTATATAHLSELRAVARPDEGPSTSGTVSSFVNIGGLAAGALMSGVLAQFVVAPLVVPYVVFLVLLVVGAIAVAFVPETVERQEERHAYRPQRVSLPAASRSTFFAAGAGAFSAFAIFGLFTSLAPSFIAGTLHEPSRLVAGAVSFVVFGAAAVSQVLTTRLAPVRQLQLAVVLMSLGLVGIATGVLVVSLPVFVGAGLLAGAGVGILFRGSIGVAASLASGPSRGEILAALFLIAYAGMSVPVLLIGLALAFLPSTTVLVGFAAVVLGLVLVSGARMIATRR
- a CDS encoding glycoside hydrolase family 6 protein, producing the protein MRAVAALLFAALLVVGAPTSATAADPVFPGPIYLEANTDAAKADARLRAQGDVASADAMAVIAAQPTAVWLGNWWSDELMRTIIRRHVAAAAKQGATLVFVTYAIPFRDCGGHSGGGTTYDAYLDWNRVIADELEGTRAVVLIEPDSLSSLAAPKCASEVAVRPPLIRQAVDILADAGLVTYLDGGNSNWLGPAAQAEWLKKAGIARANGFFTNVSNFHPVQQESDYAGKLSARVNWKHYVIDVSRNGAGANGEWCNPLGAALGVNPRATPGTTKLDALLWVKHPGVSDGPCNGGPAAGVWWDRYAVSLVTNR
- a CDS encoding fumarylacetoacetate hydrolase family protein, which translates into the protein MTKFLRLGPVGSEIPAVDAGDGVRDLRPLTADIDGAFLESDGLRRARAAASDLPLLEGAADLRVGAPIARPGAVLCIGQNYAAHAAESGNAAPTVPILFFKHPNTVVGAFDDIHVPPRAGKIDWEVELGVVIGTRARYLDSVDVALSHVAGYVVSHDVSERTWQKDESGGQWSKGEIAETFNPIGPFLVPADEVDAQNRRLWSTVNGEARQDSTTADMVFSVAFLVWHLSQYGVLDPGDLINTGTPEGVAMSGRFPYLKVGDVVELGVEGLGVMRQTLVSAPR
- a CDS encoding FMN reductase; the encoded protein is MTTRRIAVITSGLSQPSSTRLLADRLADATARQLATLGIDAEVEILELRDTAQDVVNNLMTGFPSPKLEKAIETVTGADALIAVTPVFTTSYSGLFKSFIDVLDPQSLTDMPVLIGATGGSERHSLALDYAMRPLFTYLHAVVVPTSVYAASSDWGSTGDGVAAALPDRIDRAARELANLAAESDRSSRVVDPFALPAGFSPVGGYGAQ